A stretch of DNA from Lentimicrobiaceae bacterium:
AACGTTTTTGCACCGTATGCGCTCGCAACACAGTGACATACTCAAGCAACTTGCCGACGGACAATATTCCGACGAAATTATTAATCAATTAGAAACAATTGCCAACGACGTTGCCAAACAGTTTACAAAGTAATTAAGTTAAGACCTTATATATATTATGGCTAATTTAAAAGAAGTAAGAAAAAGAATAAACTCGATAAAAAGCACACAGCAAATAACCAATGCTATGAAAATGGTTGCTGCGTCTAAATTACGAAGGACACAACACGCCATTACAGCTTTAAAACCATATTCGCAAAAGCAAGACGAAATATTAAACAATGTCTTGATGTCTCTTTCTTCAAATGATAATGAAGCCGAAAATAATACCATTGATAACATTTTTGCTCAAGAAAGAGAAGTTAAAAATGCACTGATTATCATTGTTGCTTCAAACAAAGGACTTTGCGGACCATTCAACAGCAATACAATTAAAAAAGCTACCGATTATTTGATAGAAAAACAAAACTCAGATTATAACACATTTGTTTTGCCTGTTGGAAGAAAAGTGAAAGAATTTTTTGCAAAAACCAAATATAAAATTTACGATAGAGCTTTTGAACTTGATGATAATCCTTCTTACGAGTCTATTAAAGAATTTGCTGATTTCCTTTTAAGCGATTACAGAGATGGAAAAATTGATAAAATTGAAATTATTTATAATGAATTTATCAATGCATCTTCTCAAAAAATCACCCTCGAACAATTTCTACCTATTACCAATATAGCTGCCGACGCAGATTTTAATTCAAATATCGATTATATCTTCCAGCCCGATAAGGATGAAATTATTTCGGAGATGGTGCCTAATACTTTGAGGATTAAATTCTACAAATACATGCTTAATTCCATTACAAGCGAACATGGAGCACGTATGACAGCTATGAGTCAGGCTACCGAAAATGCAACTACCTTGATTAAAGAATTGCAATTATCGTACAACAAGGCACGTCAGGCTGCTATTACCAACGAAATTATAGAAATTGTTAGCGGAGCAGAAGCTTTGAAGCAGTGATTCGGGTTACGTGTTTCGGGGTAGCTGTTGGCTAAAATTTCACATATTAAAAACCTTTTTACGCAGAATATGTATAAAAGAAACGTTAAAAATTTCTGAATCCTTGTAAGAAATTTAGTTTCTTTTATACGGTTTTTATTGCCTAAAGGTAATAAAAAATTCCTTGTAAAAAGTGTCTTTTCTTTTGTTTCGTTTTCTTTGGACAAGCAAAGAAAATGAAAGGAAACAAATAGAAACTGTAAAAGTTTGATTGTTGCACAAAATCTTAACAGATTCACTGACTCACGTTCGATTTGCAGAATTAAGTGGGGATTATTGGATATTATTATGATATAAGGATTTGCCACACGATGCAATCGTGCGGCAGCAAAGGGGTTGCGTGGTGCGGATTAGTTTCGAGTTAGGAGTTAGAAACTCGTAACGAAATTTCGGGACGAGATTAAAGACACCCACCACCATTCACTATTTATCAGCCAATAGCTAATGGCTGACGGCTAATAGTTTATTACCACTTATCCACCGCAAAAAACAAAAGCAGATTTTATATTCAAAAAAGTAAACTTTTTACAAAAACAGGTAGAAATACCTGTTTTTCGTATTATTATTTTATGTTTTTTTGCAGTGTAAAAAGCTTGAGTACCTAAAAAACTCAAAAACCCACATGGAACTAATAATTAACACTTAAAATTAAGAAAGGAGGCAATAAAAAGAATAAGAGTGGGAATAGGAGCTAACTCAGAATTTTCGGCTCAAGAGTTGCGAAAAGTTATATTCGACATAGTTGTTGCCCAAAATGGCAAAACTATAAGAACAAGCACTTATTGAGCAATTAATAAAAGAAGTTAACAAGATTAAAAAATATTTATTAAATTGGATTTTTCATAACCCTTAAATTAGTATATTTTTGGTTAATAATATGGTTATGATGTGGTTACCGCCGATGAACAGAGTTTTGTCGGCGGTTTTTTCTTTTTGGCTTTTAGTCACGAAGTTTCGGGACTCTTGGCTGTGTCTAGCCAACGGCTAAAGGCTAAAAGCTAACGGTTACTTACTTCTAACCTAAAATAACACTAATAAAATCCATTTCCCCACAAATAATATTATTTTTGTAAACGATAAAAATCACAAATACAATTTTTGATTTTGAAATCAATATTTTCAATAAACGATAGAAACAAGTACATAATATTGTTTGCGGCAATAATATTGGTGTACGTTTTTGGTATGTTCGTTGATGTAATGGAAGTAGATGCTGCTCAGTACGCTACCATTTCTATGGAAATGAGCCAAACCAAAAGTTTTTTGCATGTTTACGAGCAAGGTAAAGATTATTTAGACAAGCCGCCTTTGCTGTTTTGGCTATCGTCGTTATCGTTTATGATATTCGGAATTTCAAATTTTGCTTATAAATTGCCGTCGGTGCTTATTGCTTTATTAGGTATTTACAGCACTTACAGGTTTTCGTTAAGTTGGTACAGCAAACAGAAATCAATTCTATCGGCATTGATACTGGCTAGCAGCCAGGCTTTGTTTCTGATAACCAACGATGTCCGCACCGACACTATGTTGTTAGGATTGACAATGTTTTCGGCATGGCAACTTAACGATTACATAAAATTTTCGAGGTTTCGCAACTTGTTACTATCGTCTATAGGTATTGGTTTAGCAATGATGGCAAAAGGACCAATTGCAATAGTTGTAATAGCTTTGGCGTTTGGAGGCAATTTTTTGCTCAAACGCGAGTGGCGAAATGTTTTTAAGCCGCAATGGCTATTGCTATTGTTCTTCGTAGCGCTAACGCTTGTGCCAATGTGCTATGGGTTATACACGCAATTCGACATGCATCCCGAAAAACATGTTTACGGTTTGGACGGACCTTCGGGGATTAAATTTTTCTTTTGGACTCAAAGTTTTGGCAGAATTACAGGCGAAAACTATTGGAGCGATGGAAGCGGTTATCTGTATTTCTTTCATACCATTTTGTGGGATTTTCAACCTTGGGTGTTTTTGTTTGTGCCAGCTCTTATTATAAAAATAATCAAATTGTTTAAGCAAAAGTTCAAAGTCGATTCCAATAGCGAGTACATTAGTCTGTGCGGATTTGTACTGGTTTTTGCGGCTTTATCTTTTTCCAATTACAAGTTGCCTCATTATATTTTTGTAATTTTTCCTTTTGCATCAATAATTACCGCCGATTTTATTTACGAGTTGAAAGAAAAAACGTCGGTTAAAGTTGCCCGAGCCATGTTCGGTGTTATGCTACTGTTTTGGCTTCTGATATTGGTGGGTTATATTTTTGTGTTTCCTCCAAGAAATGTAATCTTGCCTTTGGTACTGATACTTGCGTTTTCTGTCAATTTATATTTATTTGTTAAAATAAAAAATCCAACTCAAAAAATATTTATACCTACTACCATTACTATTGTTTGTTTCAATCTGATGATGGCTTTGCATTTTTATCCCAACTTGTTGCAATATCAAGCCAACTCGCAGGCAGGTATCTATGTTCGCGAAAACAAACTGCCTGAAACAAATGTGTATAGGTACGAGGCTGCAAGTCATTCATTCGATTTTTACACCCGAACATTAACAAAATATATTACTCAAAACGATTTGGCAAATGTTAAGCCTAAAGATTGGATTTACACCGACCTAAAAGGACTGACAAGTCTTGAAAAAAACAACGTTGATTATAATCTGATAGAAGCGTTTAAATCGTTTAGGGTTACGCATTTGGAATTGGACTTTTTGCTTAAAAGTTCCCGCGATAAAACCTTAACTTATAACTATTTAATTGAAATCAAATAAACTTTTGTTTGTACTTTTGCAAAAATCATAATAATTAAACATGAAAGAAATCAACACCCTATCCATTGTTATACCGGCATACAACGAAGGAAAAACCATTCATCTGATATTAGACAAAATCAAACAGGTAGAACTTGTAAACAATATCAAAAAAGAAATAATTATTATTAATGATTTTTCGACGGATGATACCGAAGAAGCCATTTTTAGTTATAAGGAAGCCAATCCGGAATTAAACATCAAATATTTTAAGCACGAAAAAAACAAGGGTAAGGGTGCGGCTTTGCACAGTGGCATTGAAGCTGCAAGCGGCGAATACATTATTATTCAGGATGCCGACCTTGAATACGATCCGTTTGAGTACAACAAGTTGCTTAAACCTGTATTGGAAGGTCAAGCCGATGTAGTTTACGGCTCAAGATATGCAGGTGGCGAGCCGCATCGTATATTGTTTTTTTGGCACACGATTGGAAACAAGTTTTTAACGTTTTTGTCGAATATGTTTACCAATTTGAACTTAAGCGACATGGAAACTTGTTACAAGCTATTTGATGCCGAAATCGTTAAAAAATTATATCTGAAAGAAAATCGTTTCGGCTTTGAACCCGAAGTTACCGCAAAAATTTCGCGTTATCCAAATATACGCGTTTACGAAGTAGGTATTTCTTACTACGGCAGAACTTACGAAGAAGGTAAAAAGATAAACTGGAAAGACGGCTTTAGAGCTATCTATTGTATTTTGAAGTATAATATGTTTTCGAGAAAAATGTACAAATAGAGTTGCGTGGTGCGTGGTTCGTGTTGCGTGTTGTCCCGAAGTTTTGGGATGTTGCGAGGTTTTTAAAATTATAAATTATAAATTAGAAGTTAGAAATTAGAAGTGCCCAATATTTTCGCGCTTCGATACGCCTTCGGCACTCAGCGACCGAAAATATTGAACCCCGTAACCCGCACCCCGTAACCCGCAACTCGTTTACTCGACACCATGCATTCTACCAATAAGCCATCTGGAAAGGAATAAAACCGTTACTCCTAAAAGTCCCACGAATATAGCTATACCCGAAAAGATGGTCAAAGCTCCGAATTTGTTTACAAAGTGTACTGATATTCCGCTTAGGTTGTTGGCAATAAAGCTACTTAAATACCAAACGCCCATAAATAGTGCTGCCATGCGAACGGGAGCCAATTTGGTTACCAATGATAATCCTATCGGCGACAACATCAACTCGCCTACGGTGTGCATAAAGTAGGTAGCAATCAGCCACCAAATACTGGCTTTAACTGTAATGTCGGTATTGTCGGCACCACGTTGCATTACCGCACCTATCATAAACACAAACCCGATGGCTAAGGCAATCATACCTAATCCCATTTTTATAGGCGATGGCGGATTTTTCCCCTTTTGTCCTAATCGCATCCAAAGTGCTGAAAATACAGGTCCTAATAAAACTATAAACACCGGATTAACCGATTGCAACCACGATGTAGGCATTTCCCAGCCAAAAAAGGTTTTGTCGATGTATTTGTCGGCGTACAAGTTTAGTGTACTTCCAGCTTGTTCGAAGCCAGCCCAAAAGAAGGTTACAAAAAATGCCAACACAACAATTACCGAAATTCTGTCTCTTTCTATTTTTGTAAGCGGTGTTTTTTCAGCTTTTCCTTCGGATTTTGCTTTTACAGGTTTTAAACCAATTTCGCCCAAATATTTCTTCTGAAAAGTAATGTACAAAAGCAATCCGAGTAGCATACCAACGCCTGCAACGAAGAATCCCCAGCGGTACATGTAAGTTTCGCCAAAGTATCCGCAAACGATAGGAGCCAAAAATGCACCACCGTTGAATAGGAAGTAGTAAATAGTAAACGCACTATCGCGTCTTTTATCTCCTTGTTCGTACAAGTCGCCAATCATGGTAGGAGCCGAAGGTTTAAAGAAACCGTTACCAATGGCTACTAAAGTCAATCCTAATATGAACACTGCAAAATTATCGTAAAGGTTTCCGGCAAGGGTAAAGTGTCCTATCATAATAAAAATTCCACCAATGAGCACCGAACGTCTTTTACCTATGTATCTATCGGCTAACCAGCCACCAAGTATTGGTAGAATATAACACGAACCTGTAAAGATTCCGTAAATGGAACCAGCCAAAGTTTCGGAAAGTCCTAAGCCACCCAAGTGAGCTTTTGGTCCGCCGTTTAATATATCGTTAGCCATGTACAGTATCAAAAATGCACGCATACCGTAGTAGCTAAATCGTTCCCAAATGGAAGTAAATGATATTAAAT
This window harbors:
- the atpG gene encoding ATP synthase F1 subunit gamma, with amino-acid sequence MANLKEVRKRINSIKSTQQITNAMKMVAASKLRRTQHAITALKPYSQKQDEILNNVLMSLSSNDNEAENNTIDNIFAQEREVKNALIIIVASNKGLCGPFNSNTIKKATDYLIEKQNSDYNTFVLPVGRKVKEFFAKTKYKIYDRAFELDDNPSYESIKEFADFLLSDYRDGKIDKIEIIYNEFINASSQKITLEQFLPITNIAADADFNSNIDYIFQPDKDEIISEMVPNTLRIKFYKYMLNSITSEHGARMTAMSQATENATTLIKELQLSYNKARQAAITNEIIEIVSGAEALKQ
- a CDS encoding glycosyltransferase family 39 protein, whose translation is MKSIFSINDRNKYIILFAAIILVYVFGMFVDVMEVDAAQYATISMEMSQTKSFLHVYEQGKDYLDKPPLLFWLSSLSFMIFGISNFAYKLPSVLIALLGIYSTYRFSLSWYSKQKSILSALILASSQALFLITNDVRTDTMLLGLTMFSAWQLNDYIKFSRFRNLLLSSIGIGLAMMAKGPIAIVVIALAFGGNFLLKREWRNVFKPQWLLLLFFVALTLVPMCYGLYTQFDMHPEKHVYGLDGPSGIKFFFWTQSFGRITGENYWSDGSGYLYFFHTILWDFQPWVFLFVPALIIKIIKLFKQKFKVDSNSEYISLCGFVLVFAALSFSNYKLPHYIFVIFPFASIITADFIYELKEKTSVKVARAMFGVMLLFWLLILVGYIFVFPPRNVILPLVLILAFSVNLYLFVKIKNPTQKIFIPTTITIVCFNLMMALHFYPNLLQYQANSQAGIYVRENKLPETNVYRYEAASHSFDFYTRTLTKYITQNDLANVKPKDWIYTDLKGLTSLEKNNVDYNLIEAFKSFRVTHLELDFLLKSSRDKTLTYNYLIEIK
- a CDS encoding glycosyltransferase family 2 protein, coding for MKEINTLSIVIPAYNEGKTIHLILDKIKQVELVNNIKKEIIIINDFSTDDTEEAIFSYKEANPELNIKYFKHEKNKGKGAALHSGIEAASGEYIIIQDADLEYDPFEYNKLLKPVLEGQADVVYGSRYAGGEPHRILFFWHTIGNKFLTFLSNMFTNLNLSDMETCYKLFDAEIVKKLYLKENRFGFEPEVTAKISRYPNIRVYEVGISYYGRTYEEGKKINWKDGFRAIYCILKYNMFSRKMYK
- a CDS encoding peptide MFS transporter; the encoded protein is MNTKQERVKTKHPGGLYLISFTSIWERFSYYGMRAFLILYMANDILNGGPKAHLGGLGLSETLAGSIYGIFTGSCYILPILGGWLADRYIGKRRSVLIGGIFIMIGHFTLAGNLYDNFAVFILGLTLVAIGNGFFKPSAPTMIGDLYEQGDKRRDSAFTIYYFLFNGGAFLAPIVCGYFGETYMYRWGFFVAGVGMLLGLLLYITFQKKYLGEIGLKPVKAKSEGKAEKTPLTKIERDRISVIVVLAFFVTFFWAGFEQAGSTLNLYADKYIDKTFFGWEMPTSWLQSVNPVFIVLLGPVFSALWMRLGQKGKNPPSPIKMGLGMIALAIGFVFMIGAVMQRGADNTDITVKASIWWLIATYFMHTVGELMLSPIGLSLVTKLAPVRMAALFMGVWYLSSFIANNLSGISVHFVNKFGALTIFSGIAIFVGLLGVTVLFLSRWLIGRMHGVE